A genome region from Brienomyrus brachyistius isolate T26 chromosome 23, BBRACH_0.4, whole genome shotgun sequence includes the following:
- the s100v2 gene encoding S100 calcium binding protein V2 encodes MAEKVSDLEKAISTLVTEFHKAGGENSNGLNTDQFKNLLSAQLPTLAKTSGGEQGLSTMMQTMGVKDGEEISFSSFWKLIQTQASSLFDQMSPKTTKCTCVML; translated from the exons ATGGCGGAAAAG GTTTCAGATCTGGAGAAGGCCATCAGCACCCTGGTCACAGAGTTCCACAAGGCCGGTGGTGAGAACAGCAATGGTCTGAATACAGATCAGTTCAAGAACCTCCTCTCCGCCCAGCTGCCCACCCTGGCTAAG ACCTCAGGAGGTGAGCAGGGTTTGTCTACAATGATGCAGACCATGGGCGTGAAGGACGGTGAGGAAATCTCCTTCTCCAGTTTCTGGAAACTGATCCAGACACAGGCGTCCAGCCTATTTGACCAGATGAGCCCCAAGACCACCAAGTGCACCTGTGTAATGCTTTGA
- the si:dkey-6i22.5 gene encoding polyamine-modulated factor 1 isoform X1: MEEKRGTTEDRASAGDASDQSAERSSASESNAADPRRNRLKLFNKVMEKSLQRLIADASFHRFAKTFHPFYKQNPQLTESIHRQFISELQTAIQDDIAQIMEEGNLQCKLADLDRLEAAAKESTDPAWRPSGVPERDLCSFVMPYYQQQRQYLRRELKKLQKENAALSQRVLAGRERISQSEQRIAAGVAEWRASSSMLEAFGSLSPLQNFNHL; the protein is encoded by the exons ATGGAGGAAAAGCGGGGCACTACCGAAGATCGGGCAAGTGCTGGAGACGCCTCAGACCAATCTGCAGAGCGTAGTAGCGCCAGTGAAAGCAATGCCGCCGATCCACGAAGGAATCGACTGAAGCTTTTCAACAAAGTTATGGAAAAGAGCTTGCAAAGACTGATAGCTGATGCCAG TTTTCACAGATTTGCGAAGACCTTCCACCCATTTTACAAGCAGAACCCCCAGCTGACAGAGAGCATACACAGGCAGTTCATCTCAGAGCTTCAGACTGCCATCCAG GATGACATCGCTCAGATCATGGAGGAAGGGAACCTTCAGTGTAAGCTGGCGGATCTGGACCGTCTGGAGGCAGCAGCCAAGGAGAGCACAGACCCGGCTTG GCGGCCCAGTGGGGTACCAGAGAGGGACCTGTGCAGTTTCGTGATGCCTTACTACCAGCAACAGCGGCAGTACCTGCGCCGGGAGCTGAAGAAGCTGCAGAAGGAGAACGCCGCCTTGTCACAGAGAGTGCTGGCTGGCCGCGAGCGCATCTCCCAGTCGGAGCAGCGCATTGCCGCTGGCGTGGCCGAGTGGAGG GCATCGTCCAGCATGCTGGAGGCGTTTGGTTCCCTGTCTCCCTTGCAGAACTTCAATCACTTATGA
- the si:dkey-6i22.5 gene encoding polyamine-modulated factor 1 isoform X2: MRKFSQICEDLPPILQAEPPADREHTQAVHLRASDCHPGWEDDIAQIMEEGNLQCKLADLDRLEAAAKESTDPAWRPSGVPERDLCSFVMPYYQQQRQYLRRELKKLQKENAALSQRVLAGRERISQSEQRIAAGVAEWRASSSMLEAFGSLSPLQNFNHL, translated from the exons ATGAGAAAG TTTTCACAGATTTGCGAAGACCTTCCACCCATTTTACAAGCAGAACCCCCAGCTGACAGAGAGCATACACAGGCAGTTCATCTCAGAGCTTCAGACTGCCATCCAGGTTGGGAA GATGACATCGCTCAGATCATGGAGGAAGGGAACCTTCAGTGTAAGCTGGCGGATCTGGACCGTCTGGAGGCAGCAGCCAAGGAGAGCACAGACCCGGCTTG GCGGCCCAGTGGGGTACCAGAGAGGGACCTGTGCAGTTTCGTGATGCCTTACTACCAGCAACAGCGGCAGTACCTGCGCCGGGAGCTGAAGAAGCTGCAGAAGGAGAACGCCGCCTTGTCACAGAGAGTGCTGGCTGGCCGCGAGCGCATCTCCCAGTCGGAGCAGCGCATTGCCGCTGGCGTGGCCGAGTGGAGG GCATCGTCCAGCATGCTGGAGGCGTTTGGTTCCCTGTCTCCCTTGCAGAACTTCAATCACTTATGA